A stretch of Prunus dulcis chromosome 6, ALMONDv2, whole genome shotgun sequence DNA encodes these proteins:
- the LOC117632311 gene encoding zinc finger protein BALDIBIS-like, with protein MMSEDGLSIPSTIKGLAQELSSSPNPNPNTDNQLKRKRNLPGTPDPDAEVIALSPKSLMATNRFVCEICNKGFQRDQNLQLHRRGHNLPWKLKQRSNKEVIRKKVYVCPERTCVHHEPSRALGDLTGIKKHFSRKHGEKKWKCEKCSKKYAVQSDWKAHSKVCGTREYRCDCGTLFSRKDSFITHRAFCDALAAEESARFGSASTTNMNPSFINGGNNITNINPHHQPPRIPHFIPMFQQEFAGSDPAAANNSHLNSNAFMAELLPTASMDMFGSSSSSQTQWLINNTKFPEEASFNLSMSSSSLARGLKEELEESKGSLSETITASATSFYNNNNHQHQPMSATALLQKAAQMGSTRSSSNNNNNNNPATTFNDTAFGFMSTSSNSSNNMSNQLSSYGHHHNKNEVERFNDLVNSMSSSTPATTIRDGSLFSSSFLSNKHLMNMPGAANLIKQSQSEQSSLTRDFLGVGGDAISGVPFFQQELAKLASMGDLSQYTSSGHQ; from the exons ATGATGTCCGAAGATGGGCTCTCAATTCCCTCCACCATCAAAGGGTTAGCTCAAGAACTAAGTTCCAGCcctaaccctaaccctaacaCCGATAATCAGCTCAAGAGGAAGAGGAATTTACCAGGAACTCCAG ATCCAGATGCAGAAGTCATAGCTTTGTCCCCAAAATCTCTAATGGCCACAAACCGATTCGTTTGCGAAATTTGCAACAAGGGATTCCAGAGAGACCAGAACTTGCAGCTTCACCGACGAGGCCACAACCTTCCATGGAAGCTCAAACAAAGATCAAACAAAGAAGTGATTCGAAAAAAGGTGTACGTGTGCCCGGAAAGGACATGCGTGCACCACGAGCCTTCCCGAGCACTCGGAGACCTCACCGGAATCAAAAAGCACTTCAGCCGAAAGCACGGTGAGAAGAAATGGAAGTGTGAGAAATGCTCAAAGAAATACGCAGTTCAATCGGATTGGAAGGCTCATAGCAAGGTTTGTGGGACTAGAGAGTATAGATGTGACTGTGGCACACTTTTTTCCAG GAAGGACAGCTTCATAACTCATCGAGCTTTCTGTGATGCATTGGCGGCTGAAGAAAGTGCAAGGTTTGGTTCAGCTTCAACTACCAATATGAATCCAAGCTTCATCAATGGGGGCAATAATATTACCAACATTAACCCTCATCATCAACCACCAAGAATCCCTCATTTTATACCAATGTTTCAGCAAGAATTTGCTGGCTCAGACCCTGCTGCCGCCAACAATTCTCATCTCAATTCCAATGCTTTTATGGCGGAATTGTTGCCGACAGCTTCTATGGACATGTTTGGATCTTCATCGTCATCGCAGACGCAGTGGCTCATCAACAACACTAAGTTCCCGGAAGAGGCATCGTTTAATCTCTCCATGTCATCTTCGTCGTTGGCTCGGGGACTTAAGGAGGAATTAGAAGAATCCAAAGGAAGTTTGTCTGAAACGATAACTGCTTCTGCTACCTCTTTCTATAACAATAACAATCACCAACACCAACCCATGTCAGCCACAGCACTTCTGCAAAAAGCAGCTCAAATGGGATCTACaagaagcagcagcaacaacaacaacaacaacaacccaGCAACAACATTCAACGACACTGCCTTTGGTTTCATGAGCACATCGTCCAATTCTTCCAACAATATGTCAAACCAGCTCAGTTCATATGGccaccaccacaacaaaaATGAAGTTGAGAGGTTCAATGATTTAGTGAATTCCATGTCTTCTTCAACTCCAGCAACCACAATTCGAGACGGATCGTTGTTCTCTAGCTCCTTCTTGAGCAACAAACACTTGATGAATATGCCTGGAGCAGCCAATCTGATAAAACAAAGCCAAAGTGAGCAAAGTAGTCTAACTAGAGATTTTCTCGGAGTCGGAGGCGATGCGATTAGCGGAGTGCCCTTCTTTCAACAAGAGCTAGCCAAGTTAGCTTCAATGGGTGACTTGAGTCAATACACTAGTAGTGGTCATCAATGA